From the Candidatus Nomurabacteria bacterium genome, one window contains:
- the secF gene encoding protein translocase subunit SecF: protein MFIIKYKKIFIWLSVALVLLAVSSIAYFGLSLGIDFKGGAVMEVNYPSGRPEVSILENEVSGLDIGPIFQPAGENGYLVKTRDLTDVERQSLFNALGLSGTVSIEEISFNSVGPSVGTELKRKAIIQIILVCFGIVLFIAYAFRKVSKPVSSWKYGIIAVCTLLHDVLIPLGIFAAIASFKNLEVDTLLIVSILTILGLSVSDTIVVFDRIRENLKDNLDKNKEEDFKETVGKSISQTFTRSINTSLTVILALAALAVFGPESTRYFAIMLTAGMFFGTYSSIFLASPLLVAWEQRRARKLKK, encoded by the coding sequence ATGTTTATCATCAAGTACAAAAAAATATTTATCTGGTTGTCAGTTGCCTTGGTCCTTTTAGCTGTATCGAGTATTGCTTATTTTGGACTTAGTCTAGGAATTGATTTCAAAGGTGGGGCAGTAATGGAAGTTAACTATCCATCTGGTAGACCAGAAGTATCTATTTTAGAAAATGAAGTTTCAGGTCTTGATATAGGTCCTATATTTCAACCAGCTGGTGAAAATGGATATCTTGTAAAAACTCGTGATTTAACTGATGTAGAAAGACAGTCTTTGTTCAATGCACTTGGCTTATCAGGCACAGTGAGTATAGAAGAAATAAGTTTCAACTCAGTGGGCCCTTCTGTTGGGACGGAATTGAAAAGGAAGGCAATAATTCAGATCATCTTAGTATGTTTCGGAATAGTCTTGTTTATTGCATATGCATTTAGAAAAGTTTCAAAACCAGTTTCTTCTTGGAAATACGGAATTATCGCTGTGTGTACACTTTTGCACGATGTTCTGATACCTCTTGGAATATTTGCAGCTATAGCAAGTTTTAAAAATCTTGAAGTTGATACGCTGTTGATAGTTTCAATCCTAACTATATTGGGTCTTTCAGTTTCAGATACTATTGTTGTGTTCGACAGAATCAGAGAAAATCTAAAGGATAATTTAGATAAAAACAAGGAAGAAGATTTCAAAGAAACTGTAGGAAAAAGTATATCCCAGACATTTACTCGCTCCATAAATACATCTTTGACTGTGATATTGGCCCTAGCAGCACTTGCAGTGTTTGGTCCAGAATCTACTCGGTACTTTGCAATAATGCTTACTGCGGGAATGTTTTTCG
- the secD gene encoding protein translocase subunit SecD yields the protein MIKTRILAVIVLIFGLLVGYFVVGSENKDKAIFSTPAFFENFKFKLGLDLSGGTHLVYRADTSAITPSEVDDSMNALRDVIERRVNLFGVAEPVVQVQEGSFANNQEERLSIDLPGVTDIDEAVEMIGQTPLLEFKIENPDPNAPIQLDASNVVDGNINLDSINLNNLNYISTELTGRYLKRATLEFDPSTREPIVSLQFDEQGAKMFEDITRENIGKTVAIYLDGSPISTPVVRSVISGGQAQITGLFTPQEAKQLVGRLNSGALPVPIELISTQTVGATLGASAVEAGVSAGLIGFLLISAFLIFWYRLPGLIAVIALVMYIVMMLALFKIIPITLTAAGIAGFIISIGIAVDANVLIFERIKEEIRKHDRSISDAIHTGFERAWLSIRDSNTSSIITALILFIFGTSVIQGFALTFGLGVIISLVSAISITRLFLYALNIKKTNKITRFLFSSGFSK from the coding sequence ATGATTAAAACAAGAATTTTAGCTGTAATAGTTTTGATATTTGGCCTCCTCGTAGGTTACTTTGTTGTAGGTTCAGAAAACAAAGATAAAGCAATATTTTCGACACCTGCTTTTTTTGAGAATTTTAAATTTAAACTAGGCTTGGATCTTTCTGGTGGAACACATTTGGTCTACAGAGCTGATACTAGTGCCATAACTCCTTCTGAGGTGGACGATTCTATGAATGCACTGCGTGATGTTATAGAGCGCAGAGTCAATTTGTTTGGTGTTGCAGAGCCAGTTGTTCAGGTACAAGAGGGAAGTTTTGCAAACAATCAAGAAGAAAGATTGTCTATAGATTTACCTGGGGTTACAGACATTGATGAGGCTGTAGAGATGATAGGGCAGACTCCACTTCTTGAATTTAAAATAGAAAATCCAGATCCGAACGCGCCAATTCAATTGGATGCTAGTAATGTAGTTGATGGAAATATAAACCTAGATAGTATAAATCTAAATAATTTAAATTATATAAGCACTGAGCTAACAGGAAGATATCTAAAAAGAGCAACTCTCGAATTTGATCCCTCAACACGTGAACCTATAGTCTCCCTGCAGTTTGATGAACAAGGTGCAAAGATGTTTGAAGACATCACACGAGAGAACATAGGAAAAACAGTTGCTATATATTTGGACGGTTCACCTATATCGACTCCAGTAGTTAGATCTGTTATATCGGGTGGTCAGGCTCAAATAACAGGTCTATTTACACCTCAAGAAGCAAAGCAGCTAGTTGGCCGTCTAAATTCAGGAGCACTGCCTGTACCTATTGAACTTATATCTACTCAGACAGTTGGGGCAACACTAGGAGCTAGTGCTGTAGAAGCTGGTGTTTCTGCAGGACTGATTGGATTTTTATTGATATCTGCTTTTCTTATTTTCTGGTACAGACTTCCAGGACTTATTGCTGTTATAGCTTTGGTTATGTATATAGTTATGATGCTCGCATTATTCAAGATTATTCCGATTACGCTTACTGCTGCCGGTATTGCTGGATTTATCATATCTATAGGTATTGCTGTAGATGCCAATGTTCTTATATTTGAACGCATAAAAGAAGAAATTAGAAAACACGATAGAAGTATTTCGGATGCAATTCACACAGGATTTGAACGAGCATGGCTATCTATCCGTGATTCTAATACTTCAAGTATTATTACAGCTTTAATACTTTTCATATTTGGAACATCAGTTATCCAAGGTTTCGCACTTACTTTTGGTCTTGGTGTTATCATATCTCTTGTTTCTGCTATATCTATAACTAGATTATTCTTGTACGCATTGAATATTAAAAAGACCAATAAGATTACTAGATTTTTATTTAGTTCAGGATTTTCAAAATAA
- a CDS encoding phosphatase PAP2 family protein gives MYHKRIGIFYLLGALIIGVSRIVAGVHFPFDILAGFVLGAVTSFVVYRSLRPKVKRILNW, from the coding sequence ATGTACCACAAAAGAATTGGAATTTTCTATCTTCTAGGAGCTTTGATTATTGGTGTATCTAGGATTGTTGCAGGTGTACATTTTCCATTTGATATTTTAGCGGGGTTTGTTTTGGGGGCGGTTACTTCTTTTGTTGTATACAGATCCCTTAGACCTAAAGTAAAAAGGATACTAAATTGGTAA
- a CDS encoding phosphatase PAP2 family protein, with the protein MIGILDKNIFIFLNSLTSESVFFDSIVVFLATSFGTLLTVGVFLFLIFHHDEEGSQYSFDKVKRKIGEASVILTSAFLSWLFVLILKDIFDSPRPFITYTEIKPLFDYGSYDSFPSGHATFFFCARSCSFYVPQKNWNFLSSRSFDYWCI; encoded by the coding sequence ATGATTGGAATATTAGATAAAAATATATTTATTTTCTTAAATAGCCTTACATCGGAGTCTGTGTTTTTTGATTCTATTGTTGTATTCTTGGCCACATCTTTCGGTACACTGCTAACAGTTGGAGTATTTTTGTTTCTGATATTTCATCACGACGAAGAAGGTTCCCAGTATTCTTTTGATAAGGTGAAAAGAAAGATCGGGGAAGCTTCTGTCATTCTCACGTCCGCATTTCTGTCATGGCTTTTCGTCCTTATTTTAAAGGATATTTTCGACAGTCCGAGGCCTTTTATAACTTACACAGAAATAAAACCACTTTTTGATTATGGTAGTTATGACTCTTTTCCTTCTGGGCACGCAACTTTTTTTTTCTGCGCTAGGAGTTGCTCTTTTTATGTACCACAAAAGAATTGGAATTTTCTATCTTCTAGGAGCTTTGATTATTGGTGTATCTAG
- a CDS encoding bifunctional 5,10-methylenetetrahydrofolate dehydrogenase/5,10-methenyltetrahydrofolate cyclohydrolase, with product MQTQIVDGKKIRDKIKEDLILDISNMDSKPKLVLFYIGNNPVIDVFVNLKKKFGESIGIAVEIINLDESISENELIEKIKNSVDKNTGIIVQLPLPKHLDQEKIISNIPQDNDTDLLREDTFINLGKEKGVLPPVIGAIDEIFKEYSVDLKDKKIVIIGKGRLVGDPARIWLEGLGIRPTVLTRSSMDFNEVLLNADIVISGAGSPGLIKNDNIKDGVILIDAGTSEVGVKILGDVDSGVLSKASLLTPVPGGIGPITIAVLFRNLIRLNR from the coding sequence ATGCAAACACAAATAGTTGATGGAAAGAAAATACGAGACAAGATAAAAGAAGATTTAATTCTTGATATTTCGAATATGGATTCTAAACCAAAGCTTGTACTTTTTTATATTGGGAATAATCCAGTTATAGATGTTTTTGTAAATTTAAAAAAGAAATTTGGTGAAAGTATTGGTATTGCTGTAGAAATTATTAATTTAGATGAGAGTATAAGTGAAAACGAACTTATAGAGAAGATAAAAAACTCTGTAGATAAAAATACAGGAATAATTGTCCAGCTCCCACTTCCAAAACATTTAGATCAAGAAAAGATTATTTCTAATATTCCACAAGATAATGACACCGATCTTTTGAGAGAAGATACATTTATAAATCTAGGAAAAGAGAAGGGTGTACTACCTCCAGTAATTGGTGCTATTGATGAAATTTTCAAAGAGTATTCCGTAGACCTAAAGGATAAAAAAATAGTCATAATTGGTAAGGGTAGGCTCGTGGGTGATCCAGCGCGGATATGGTTGGAGGGTTTAGGTATAAGGCCTACAGTACTCACTCGTTCTAGTATGGATTTCAACGAAGTTTTATTAAATGCAGACATAGTGATTTCCGGCGCAGGATCTCCTGGTCTTATAAAAAACGATAATATAAAAGATGGTGTTATCTTAATAGATGCCGGGACAAGTGAAGTAGGTGTAAAGATTTTAGGTGATGTTGATAGTGGTGTTTTAAGTAAAGCTAGCTTACTAACTCCAGTTCCTGGGGGTATTGGTCCTATTACGATTGCAGTATTATTTAGAAATTTGATTAGATTAAATAGATAA
- the rplL gene encoding 50S ribosomal protein L7/L12 produces MDTQNVEVPAKFKDIVASVEGMTVIELHELVKLLETKWGVSAAAVAAAGPAAGPAAEEKDSFTVVLASAGEGKIGVMKVVKEALGLGLKEAKDIVDNAPATLKDGMKKAEAEDLKKKIEEAGGKVELK; encoded by the coding sequence ATGGATACACAAAACGTAGAAGTTCCAGCAAAGTTCAAAGATATAGTTGCTTCTGTTGAAGGAATGACTGTAATCGAACTACACGAGCTTGTAAAACTTCTTGAAACAAAATGGGGAGTTTCAGCTGCAGCAGTAGCAGCAGCAGGACCTGCGGCAGGACCAGCAGCAGAAGAAAAAGATTCATTCACAGTAGTACTTGCAAGTGCTGGTGAAGGAAAAATCGGTGTTATGAAGGTTGTTAAAGAGGCTCTAGGTCTTGGTCTAAAAGAGGCTAAGGATATAGTAGACAATGCTCCAGCAACACTAAAAGACGGAATGAAGAAAGCAGAAGCTGAAGATCTTAAAAAGAAGATCGAGGAGGCTGGAGGGAAAGTAGAGTTAAAATAA
- a CDS encoding 50S ribosomal protein L10, with protein MAITKQKKQEITKDFTDLIKDAKSLVFVKFNKLTVSDVNSMRRGFQKENVGYKVIKKTLMKRVLGEKGITGDMPELPGEVAIAFGVDSLAPAREVYNFHTTHKDNVEIVGGVYEGEYKTKEEMTVLATIPGMEQLRGMFANIINSPLQRFAVLVNEYAKTK; from the coding sequence ATGGCAATTACAAAACAAAAAAAGCAGGAAATAACAAAAGACTTTACTGACCTAATTAAAGATGCTAAATCTTTAGTTTTCGTAAAATTCAACAAGCTAACTGTTTCTGATGTAAACAGTATGCGAAGAGGATTTCAAAAAGAAAACGTAGGCTATAAAGTTATAAAGAAAACTCTTATGAAAAGAGTTTTGGGCGAAAAGGGTATCACTGGTGATATGCCAGAACTTCCAGGTGAAGTGGCTATCGCTTTCGGTGTTGACTCTCTAGCTCCTGCACGTGAAGTGTACAACTTCCATACTACACACAAAGACAACGTAGAAATTGTTGGAGGTGTATATGAAGGTGAATACAAAACAAAAGAAGAAATGACCGTACTTGCAACTATTCCAGGAATGGAGCAATTGCGTGGTATGTTCGCAAACATTATCAATTCTCCACTACAGCGTTTCGCGGTTCTTGTAAATGAGTACGCAAAGACAAAGTAG
- a CDS encoding efflux RND transporter periplasmic adaptor subunit: MIFPEPKNKITRFFNFLKSKISIFYSKKKIFWPSVAIAVILVLVIAQNNGSSNQIQLVSAGDYKKTVEATGEITSDIDLTLPFKKSGTVKEIKVAVGDLVVSGEILATLEAGNENAEVMQARGALLKAQAEYNNAIDVTQNQEIAKAELELENAIKEQETLVENAYRNLLSDGLEAVADDGDQDVSAPTISGSYLCEEEGSYTLDLYSSGTTSGASFEVHGLEEGFTGSVKTDAAVPIGECGLTIIFPTGFYSGIDWVIDIPNKNSSEYAPNLNAYNLALSTQQKVISELEADLEIKKTQVSTGDTKIAYANLVSAQGVYAAATALLEETIIRAPAAGKVTKIDANIGERVEAFDPIVVIQDVDNLYIEANINESNILNIKNDQKVEITFDSSPNEIFIGSVINIDIAPTIVSGVVNYNITISLENADDRIRPGMTANIKVIVADKVGIIAIPLRSISNSNEGNFIKVSKYPGGEKSEERKVSLGEYLDGTLVEIVSGLEAGEYIVTPELK; this comes from the coding sequence ATGATTTTTCCAGAGCCTAAAAATAAAATAACGAGATTTTTTAATTTTCTGAAATCTAAAATCAGTATTTTTTATAGTAAGAAAAAAATATTTTGGCCTAGTGTCGCTATTGCTGTGATTTTGGTTTTAGTAATAGCTCAAAATAATGGGAGCTCAAATCAGATTCAATTAGTTTCTGCTGGAGATTATAAAAAAACAGTTGAAGCTACAGGTGAAATAACTAGCGACATAGACCTAACTCTTCCATTTAAAAAATCCGGAACAGTAAAAGAAATAAAAGTCGCCGTTGGAGATTTGGTTGTTAGTGGCGAAATACTAGCAACTCTCGAAGCTGGAAATGAAAATGCAGAAGTTATGCAAGCTAGGGGAGCGCTACTAAAAGCTCAAGCTGAATACAATAACGCTATAGACGTAACTCAAAATCAAGAGATTGCTAAAGCAGAGCTAGAGCTTGAGAACGCAATAAAAGAACAAGAAACTTTAGTTGAAAATGCTTATCGCAATTTACTTTCAGATGGATTAGAGGCTGTTGCCGATGATGGAGATCAGGATGTTTCTGCGCCAACAATCTCAGGATCATATCTGTGCGAAGAAGAAGGTTCATATACCTTAGATTTATATTCATCTGGTACTACATCAGGAGCCTCTTTTGAAGTACATGGTTTAGAGGAAGGCTTTACGGGTAGTGTTAAAACTGACGCGGCAGTTCCTATAGGTGAATGTGGTTTAACAATTATATTTCCTACAGGTTTTTATTCTGGAATAGATTGGGTTATTGATATACCAAACAAAAATAGTTCAGAATACGCACCGAATTTAAATGCTTATAATCTAGCTTTGAGTACACAACAAAAAGTCATAAGTGAACTTGAGGCAGACCTAGAAATAAAGAAAACACAAGTTAGTACTGGAGACACGAAAATTGCTTACGCAAATCTAGTTTCAGCGCAAGGTGTGTACGCTGCTGCAACAGCACTTTTAGAAGAGACAATAATACGCGCACCTGCAGCGGGTAAGGTTACAAAGATTGATGCAAATATAGGAGAGAGGGTAGAAGCTTTTGACCCTATTGTTGTTATTCAAGACGTAGACAATCTATATATAGAGGCAAACATAAATGAATCCAATATTTTAAATATTAAAAATGATCAAAAAGTAGAGATTACATTTGATTCATCTCCAAATGAGATATTTATTGGTTCAGTAATAAATATTGATATAGCGCCAACAATTGTATCTGGGGTAGTTAATTACAATATTACTATCTCGCTCGAGAACGCAGATGATCGTATAAGACCTGGTATGACCGCAAACATAAAAGTTATTGTAGCCGACAAGGTGGGTATAATTGCTATACCACTACGATCAATATCTAATTCCAATGAAGGTAATTTTATAAAAGTTTCTAAATATCCAGGAGGTGAAAAGAGCGAAGAGCGAAAGGTCTCTTTGGGGGAATATTTGGATGGGACTTTAGTTGAGATTGTTAGTGGATTAGAAGCTGGTGAATATATAGTTACTCCAGAATTAAAATAA
- a CDS encoding exopolysaccharide biosynthesis polyprenyl glycosylphosphotransferase, translating to MNSTRKILLFSGDCLALIVSFLVMLFIDQGGLPSSEVFYIHAGPFAILFLISIFMLFILDLYEISFSKTNPLTIGRTGIAFLISLVLGAILFYTIPYFGITPKLNLFIFTVIGFVLVVNWRRTFSKLFANTFIRRIAIIGKTPETELLEKEISKHPYIGTCVGFFENIGNVLDKNIDMIVVAVPATNELVIGSSAAGKEIIRVSEAYEEIFSKTPLNLMNNETALEIIEKSKSKTSFIVLRFIEIVLASIVLLVTLPFMIIAILAIIIENGFPIFYNQERVGKNGKIFKIHKLRTMRKDAEKSGATWALQNDPRVTKVGYVLRKLHIDEIPQMINIIKGDIALVGPRPERPEFVSELERTIPYYFLRHIVRPGFTGWAQIKYRYARSVLDSKEKFEYDLFYLKRKNFLLDIGIIVKTVQIIFTH from the coding sequence ATGAACTCAACAAGAAAAATTCTCTTATTCTCAGGAGACTGCTTGGCACTAATAGTGTCTTTTTTGGTTATGCTTTTTATAGATCAAGGTGGCTTACCCTCTTCTGAAGTTTTCTATATACATGCAGGACCTTTTGCAATACTATTCCTAATCTCTATATTTATGCTATTCATACTGGACTTATATGAAATAAGCTTTTCAAAAACAAATCCTCTAACAATCGGACGAACAGGTATCGCATTTTTAATAAGTCTAGTTCTTGGTGCAATATTGTTTTATACAATTCCCTACTTTGGAATCACACCAAAATTAAACTTGTTTATATTTACTGTTATAGGTTTTGTATTGGTAGTAAACTGGCGCAGAACATTTTCTAAATTATTTGCAAATACATTTATAAGACGCATTGCAATAATAGGTAAAACTCCGGAAACAGAGTTACTTGAAAAAGAAATTTCTAAACATCCTTATATTGGGACTTGTGTAGGTTTCTTTGAAAACATAGGCAATGTTTTAGATAAAAATATAGACATGATAGTTGTTGCTGTCCCAGCCACAAATGAACTTGTGATAGGAAGTAGTGCTGCTGGTAAAGAAATAATAAGAGTAAGCGAGGCGTATGAAGAGATTTTCAGCAAAACACCATTAAATTTAATGAACAATGAAACAGCCCTAGAGATAATCGAAAAAAGTAAATCTAAAACCTCTTTTATTGTATTAAGATTTATAGAAATAGTTTTAGCTTCAATAGTTTTACTCGTAACACTTCCTTTTATGATAATTGCGATTTTAGCAATTATCATAGAAAACGGATTCCCCATTTTTTACAACCAAGAGCGCGTAGGTAAGAATGGTAAAATATTTAAAATACACAAACTTAGAACAATGAGGAAGGACGCAGAAAAAAGTGGTGCAACTTGGGCCCTTCAAAATGACCCTAGAGTCACAAAAGTTGGATACGTCTTAAGAAAACTTCACATAGATGAAATACCTCAGATGATAAATATAATTAAAGGCGATATTGCACTTGTTGGACCAAGACCAGAGCGACCAGAATTTGTCAGCGAACTCGAGAGAACTATCCCCTACTATTTCTTGAGACATATTGTAAGACCTGGATTTACAGGTTGGGCCCAGATCAAATATAGATACGCGAGAAGTGTATTGGATTCAAAAGAAAAATTTGAATACGATCTATTTTATCTAAAAAGAAAAAACTTTTTATTGGATATAGGCATTATCGTAAAAACTGTACAGATAATATTCACTCACTAA
- a CDS encoding NAD-dependent epimerase/dehydratase family protein, which translates to MKNKKMIVTGGAGFIGSHLAEELTKQGYEVIVVDNLYQGKKERVPEGAKLVVEDIRNFDALVKIFSGADTVFHLAAIPRVPFSIKYPAETNDVNINGTLNVLRAAKDARVRRVVYSASSSAYGEQTKLPLTEDMTPMPIHPYGVQKHVGELYCKTFSTIYGVETVCLRYFNVYGPHQDPDGPYAGVVVKFLKAKKEGKPLTIVGDGLQSRDFTHVSDVVNANILAMKSDQVGAGDVVNIGYGKNITVLDLAKIIGGDLVYEPERQEAKHSLDDITKTKRLLGWEPKVGIEEGLKDLITFFEL; encoded by the coding sequence CTGAAAAACAAAAAAATGATAGTAACTGGAGGTGCGGGATTTATCGGATCACACTTGGCGGAAGAACTTACTAAGCAAGGATACGAAGTTATCGTTGTGGACAATCTATACCAAGGAAAGAAAGAGAGGGTCCCAGAAGGAGCAAAGCTTGTAGTTGAAGATATACGCAATTTTGACGCTCTTGTAAAAATATTTAGTGGGGCTGATACAGTATTCCACCTGGCAGCAATCCCGCGGGTGCCTTTTTCTATTAAATACCCTGCTGAAACAAATGATGTAAACATAAATGGAACTTTAAATGTCTTGCGTGCTGCAAAAGACGCTAGGGTTCGGAGAGTTGTATATTCAGCTTCAAGTTCTGCATATGGAGAACAAACAAAACTTCCACTCACAGAAGATATGACTCCTATGCCTATACATCCATACGGTGTACAGAAACATGTTGGTGAACTTTACTGCAAAACATTTAGCACTATATATGGAGTAGAAACTGTATGTCTCAGATATTTCAATGTATATGGACCACACCAAGATCCAGACGGACCATATGCAGGAGTAGTCGTAAAATTTTTGAAAGCAAAAAAAGAAGGAAAACCATTGACCATAGTTGGAGATGGATTGCAGAGTAGAGACTTTACTCATGTTTCCGACGTTGTAAATGCAAATATACTAGCAATGAAAAGCGACCAAGTCGGAGCTGGGGACGTAGTAAACATAGGTTATGGTAAAAACATAACAGTACTTGATCTCGCAAAAATAATCGGAGGCGATCTAGTGTACGAGCCAGAAAGACAAGAAGCAAAACACAGTCTCGATGATATAACTAAAACAAAAAGACTTCTAGGCTGGGAACCAAAAGTCGGAATAGAAGAAGGCCTCAAAGACCTAATAACTTTTTTTGAATTGTAA
- a CDS encoding oligosaccharide flippase family protein has translation MIFFKKIYLSGINKIENKINLHLTTFVKQGTWYFISHVANIIFAFSTSYLFAHYISKEEYGIYKYILSLSGILGAFTLTGMNISITRAVANGKLNSYIPSIKYQLRWNSYLFIISTIPIVYWMISGNFKIALGFGFISLSTILLTTFNTYNAYLSGKKEFKLIARYNIISSIFQTVSICSAIFLFKNALSIIIFSFSAQTLSAIFFYVKTKPDVKNVPSTTYSKDETIQFGKKLSLNNIIKLISDQSDKFIMFNLFGPYQLAIYAFAQALPDQIRGLFKIIPSVILPHLSERADQDIPKTFWKYLGVLFLLVTSMVIIYNIFAYFIFALFFSTYIDSVFYSRILSISMIPATLTLPLITLLNAQGKAGVSRTLSTTSAFTEIITLYVSGYFFGFIGMVIGKAISATIIFIIALFLVNKNYSIDPLTKIKLLKRM, from the coding sequence ATGATATTTTTCAAAAAAATATATCTCTCTGGGATTAATAAAATTGAAAATAAAATAAATCTACACCTTACAACTTTTGTAAAACAAGGTACTTGGTATTTTATATCTCATGTAGCAAATATTATATTCGCTTTTTCAACCAGCTATCTATTCGCGCATTATATTTCTAAAGAAGAATATGGTATCTACAAATATATTCTGAGTTTATCTGGTATTCTTGGAGCATTTACTTTGACCGGAATGAACATATCCATAACCCGAGCAGTGGCTAATGGTAAATTAAACTCCTATATACCCAGTATAAAATATCAACTTCGATGGAATTCATACCTTTTTATAATTTCAACCATACCTATTGTATATTGGATGATATCAGGTAATTTTAAGATCGCACTCGGTTTTGGTTTTATAAGCTTGTCTACAATTCTACTGACGACATTCAATACATACAATGCATATCTAAGTGGTAAAAAAGAATTTAAACTAATAGCAAGATATAATATTATTAGTTCTATTTTTCAGACAGTTTCTATATGTTCTGCAATATTTTTATTTAAAAATGCATTAAGTATCATAATTTTCTCTTTTAGCGCACAAACACTCTCGGCTATCTTCTTTTATGTCAAAACTAAACCGGATGTAAAAAATGTACCTAGTACCACATATTCAAAAGATGAAACAATACAATTCGGGAAAAAATTGTCCCTCAATAATATAATCAAATTAATTTCGGACCAATCGGATAAATTTATAATGTTTAATCTATTTGGTCCTTACCAACTTGCTATATATGCATTTGCTCAAGCATTACCAGACCAAATAAGAGGTTTATTTAAAATAATACCATCGGTAATACTCCCTCATTTATCAGAAAGAGCAGACCAAGATATACCAAAAACATTCTGGAAATACCTCGGGGTACTTTTTTTGCTAGTCACCTCTATGGTTATCATATATAACATATTTGCATACTTTATATTTGCTCTATTTTTCAGCACATATATAGATTCTGTATTTTACTCAAGAATATTATCAATTTCAATGATCCCAGCAACCCTTACTCTGCCATTAATAACCCTTCTAAATGCTCAAGGAAAAGCAGGAGTTAGTCGGACACTAAGTACAACATCAGCTTTTACTGAAATAATTACACTTTATGTTAGTGGTTACTTTTTTGGCTTTATAGGCATGGTAATTGGTAAAGCAATATCAGCTACAATAATATTTATTATTGCTTTATTTTTGGTAAATAAAAATTATTCTATTGACCCTTTAACTAAAATTAAATTATTGAAAAGAATGTAA